The following is a genomic window from Candidatus Omnitrophota bacterium.
TGCCTTGAGTCGATTCGTGGCCGATATACTCGAGTTTTCCGGTTTTTTCGCCGATGGCGTAGATGACGATGCTGTCATGTCCTCGGTTCGATCCATATATGAACTTGCCGGACGGCGAAACATGAATATCCGCGCTGTAACTTGTTCCCGTAAAATCTTTCGGCAGCGCCGAAACGGTTTGTATAGTTTCCAAGGCGCCCATGTCGCCGTCATAAGCGAATGACGTTATGGTGGATTGCAGTTCTTGAATGAGAAATGCAAATTCGCCGTTAGGGTGGAAAGTAAAATGACGCGGCCCGGAACCCGGATTCGCTTCCGCATAAGGGGGATCGTTCGGCTTCAATTTGCCATCGATTCCGTCAAATTGATATATCATGATTTTATCCATTCCCAGATCGGCGGCGAACGCAAAGCGATTCGCAGGATCGAGAACGATCGAATGCGCATGAGGTTCTTTTTGCCGCTGCCGATTGACGCTGGAGCCGCGATGTTGGACGAAGTCGGAAGCTGGACCGAGTTTTCCATCGTCCTGAATGGGAAAAACGGCGACGCTGCCTCCTCCGTAGTTGGCGATGAGAACCCATTTTCCCGTTTTATCCACAGTTATGTAGCATGGCGCAGAGCCGCCGGAAGGCTGTTGATTGAGAAATGTAAGTTTCATGGTAGAAGGATCGATAGCAAAGGAACTTAAAGCGCCTTGCGGCTTTCCCTCAAAACGCGACATTTCATTG
Proteins encoded in this region:
- a CDS encoding lactonase family protein translates to LPSMSGGENATNANDLFVFTGCYTTNKNEGINVYCMDPANGGLTFVSKAAGAANPSYLAIDPQKRFLFAVNEMSRFEGKPQGALSSFAIDPSTMKLTFLNQQPSGGSAPCYITVDKTGKWVLIANYGGGSVAVFPIQDDGKLGPASDFVQHRGSSVNRQRQKEPHAHSIVLDPANRFAFAADLGMDKIMIYQFDGIDGKLKPNDPPYAEANPGSGPRHFTFHPNGEFAFLIQELQSTITSFAYDGDMGALETIQTVSALPKDFTGTSYSADIHVSPSGKFIYGSNRGHDSIVIYAIGEKTGKLEYIGHESTQGKTPRNFAIDPSGAFLLAANQDSDSIVTFRIDEETGKLHSTGAFAKTVKPVCLQFFRC